A region of the Bacteroidota bacterium genome:
TCTGTTTTATTGGCGCAATATGGATGCAAATGTTGTGGAAATCAGTAAAAGTGAGTTGAAATATAAATTACTTTTTGTTCCCGGCATTACGGTTATGGATGAAATAACAGCCAAAAAAATCCGTGAATTTGTAAAGAACGGAGGTACGGTTATTATGACCAGCAATTCGGCTTTTATTGATGAAACAGGGAAGGTGTTTTCTACTACCCGTCCCGGTCGCCTGAATGATGTATTTGGAATCCGGATAGCAAATTTCGAAGAAACGGAGGCATATAATGAAATATCCCGTAAATCATACAAAGGGAAAAAACTTGAGTTTACTTACAAAGGGAAATCGGTTGATACCGAATCGTCCAGGTTCGACATCATTGAACCGAAAGGAGCTGAGGTAATCGGAAGTATAACCAGTCTGGATAAAGACTATCCTGTCATGACCTTGAACAAATATGGAAAAGGCCAGGCGATTTATGTCGGGTTACCGGCTGATGCCAGCGTGCTTAACCCTGTCCTTGATGAACTGATTGACCAGTTGAATATTAAAAAAGGGCCGGAAGTACCCTCGGGTGTAATGGCCAGGCAAATTGACAAGACCCATTATTTGTATCTGAATGTGAGCGGTGAACCGAAAGAAATCCTGATGAAAGGCAAATCCAGAAGTATTCTTTTCGATAAGGACTATGCAGGTAACTTTAGTATTGCACCTTATGAGCCGGAATTTATCGAAGTTAGATAGATTTTGATACAAAAAATATCAATGCCCATTAAACATTAAATAATAATACAAATGAACAGACAATTACTATTTAACAGCCCGCTGTTAGTCTTGTTTTGTTGTTTTTTATTCAATACTGTACAG
Encoded here:
- a CDS encoding beta-galactosidase trimerization domain-containing protein, with the translated sequence EEQYLEGMLDWDGIPNRKYEEYKKIATEFNKIGKYFPYKPQPEVGLAFSFPSQIASGSFPEQQENQLQACWNLFYWRNMDANVVEISKSELKYKLLFVPGITVMDEITAKKIREFVKNGGTVIMTSNSAFIDETGKVFSTTRPGRLNDVFGIRIANFEETEAYNEISRKSYKGKKLEFTYKGKSVDTESSRFDIIEPKGAEVIGSITSLDKDYPVMTLNKYGKGQAIYVGLPADASVLNPVLDELIDQLNIKKGPEVPSGVMARQIDKTHYLYLNVSGEPKEILMKGKSRSILFDKDYAGNFSIAPYEPEFIEVR